In one Acidimicrobium ferrooxidans DSM 10331 genomic region, the following are encoded:
- a CDS encoding electron transfer flavoprotein subunit beta/FixA family protein, whose translation MKIAVCTKQIPDPQGPQRLGDDLRLDRSGKVLLDDADSYGVELGLQLAEASGGEVVVVSMVPDHETAGVRQALAMGAASAVVVSDDALRGADALTTATVLASVARRVGADMVLTATESTDGYTGTVAAQIAGLLGWPAVTFAKGVTLEGTHVRANRQAEDGVWVVESELPCVVSVTAGVVEPRYPSFKGIMSAKSKPVEQLSLADLGLEARATQRVVAVQEAAQREAGTVIEDDGSAEAAVVAFLESIKVL comes from the coding sequence GTGAAGATCGCGGTGTGCACGAAGCAGATCCCCGACCCTCAAGGTCCTCAGCGTCTCGGCGACGACCTGCGGCTCGATCGCTCCGGCAAGGTGCTTCTCGACGACGCGGACTCCTACGGCGTCGAGCTCGGACTCCAGCTCGCCGAGGCGAGCGGTGGCGAGGTGGTGGTCGTGTCGATGGTGCCCGACCACGAGACCGCTGGGGTCCGCCAGGCGCTCGCGATGGGCGCGGCCAGCGCGGTCGTCGTCTCTGACGATGCGCTCCGTGGGGCAGATGCCCTCACCACGGCGACGGTGCTCGCCTCGGTGGCTCGACGGGTCGGGGCCGACATGGTGCTCACAGCGACGGAGTCCACGGACGGCTACACGGGCACCGTGGCCGCCCAGATCGCGGGTCTTCTGGGATGGCCCGCCGTGACCTTCGCCAAGGGCGTCACGCTCGAGGGAACGCACGTTCGGGCCAACCGTCAGGCCGAAGACGGCGTGTGGGTCGTCGAGTCGGAGCTTCCGTGCGTGGTGAGCGTGACCGCAGGTGTCGTCGAGCCACGCTACCCCTCGTTCAAGGGCATCATGAGCGCGAAGTCGAAGCCGGTCGAGCAGCTTTCGCTCGCCGATCTCGGGCTCGAGGCGCGCGCGACGCAGCGCGTCGTCGCGGTCCAGGAGGCGGCCCAGCGTGAAGCGGGAACCGTCATCGAGGACGACGGATCCGCCGAAGCGGCTGTCGTCGCGTTCCTCGAGTCGATCAAGGTCTTGTGA